Proteins co-encoded in one Psychromonas sp. L1A2 genomic window:
- a CDS encoding DNA alkylation repair protein codes for MADLLKDVYNHDYLNHVANSVADYYPTFHKNDFIDAVFNDDWNNKELKARTEHIAHQLNTFIELDYLQTLAVIKQVSLHFTSYKGMFIPAFVELFGLDELTASIDALAHITQFASAEFAVRPFIEQYPEQMHCILLAWTKSDNHHIRRLASEGARPRLPWAMALPSFKKDPSYLLPILESLKTDESEYVRRSVANNLNDIAKDHPDIVIDIAQRWLTESDSIYTKRLVKHACRSLLKQAQPDALSLFGFLPPKDIEVIDFVTDENVQLGQMLHFSCQLQHQKSLPLSKLRIEFAIDFMKKNGKQARKIFQLSEAIIPQHNKMISKSFSFKKISTRQYYGGQHTVAILVNGVQLASADFSLIN; via the coding sequence ATGGCTGATTTATTAAAAGATGTATATAACCATGACTACCTTAACCATGTTGCAAACTCGGTAGCTGATTATTACCCTACTTTTCATAAAAATGATTTTATTGATGCAGTTTTTAATGATGATTGGAATAATAAAGAACTAAAAGCACGCACAGAACATATTGCACACCAGTTAAATACTTTTATTGAACTCGATTATTTACAAACGCTCGCTGTTATTAAACAAGTTTCGCTGCACTTCACTAGCTACAAAGGTATGTTTATTCCTGCTTTTGTTGAATTATTTGGGTTAGATGAATTAACCGCTTCGATCGATGCGCTGGCTCATATTACACAGTTTGCCAGTGCAGAATTTGCCGTTAGACCTTTTATTGAACAATATCCTGAACAAATGCACTGTATCTTATTAGCTTGGACAAAAAGTGATAATCATCATATACGTCGATTAGCTTCAGAAGGAGCACGTCCTCGATTGCCTTGGGCGATGGCATTACCTTCATTTAAAAAAGATCCAAGTTATTTATTACCTATTTTAGAATCTTTAAAAACTGATGAGAGTGAATACGTTCGTCGTAGCGTTGCAAATAACCTTAATGATATTGCCAAGGATCATCCGGATATTGTGATAGATATTGCTCAACGTTGGTTAACAGAAAGTGATTCGATATACACTAAACGCCTTGTTAAACATGCTTGCAGAAGTTTATTAAAACAAGCTCAACCAGATGCGTTAAGTTTATTTGGATTTTTACCGCCAAAAGACATAGAAGTTATCGATTTTGTTACAGATGAAAATGTACAACTTGGTCAAATGCTTCATTTTTCTTGTCAGCTACAACATCAAAAAAGTTTACCTCTCAGTAAATTGCGTATTGAATTTGCGATTGATTTTATGAAAAAAAATGGCAAACAAGCACGTAAAATATTCCAACTTTCTGAAGCGATTATCCCTCAACACAATAAAATGATTTCGAAATCATTTAGTTTCAA